One region of Oceanipulchritudo coccoides genomic DNA includes:
- a CDS encoding FKBP-type peptidyl-prolyl cis-trans isomerase, which produces MQISSNSVVSMHYTLTDPAGEVLDSSQGKDPLAYLHGHGNIIPGLEKQLEGKVVGDKLIAEVPAAEAYGEPNDDLVVEASRDQFPGDVDLQPGMRFQAQTPQGPRIAQIKAVDGDKVTVDTNHPLAGVDLKFDVEIIEVREASKEEIDHGHVHTGKDGH; this is translated from the coding sequence ATGCAGATATCATCAAACAGCGTTGTCTCAATGCATTACACCCTGACCGACCCTGCTGGCGAAGTCCTCGACTCCAGCCAAGGCAAGGATCCCCTCGCCTACCTGCACGGCCACGGAAACATCATTCCCGGGCTTGAAAAGCAGCTCGAGGGCAAAGTCGTCGGCGACAAGCTGATTGCTGAAGTCCCTGCCGCCGAAGCCTACGGCGAGCCCAACGACGACCTGGTTGTCGAGGCCTCCCGCGACCAATTCCCGGGAGATGTCGACCTCCAGCCGGGCATGCGCTTTCAGGCCCAGACCCCGCAAGGCCCCCGGATTGCCCAGATCAAGGCAGTCGATGGCGACAAGGTCACCGTCGACACCAACCACCCGCTGGCCGGTGTTGATCTCAAGTTTGACGTGGAAATTATCGAAGTTCGTGAAGCCTCCAAGGAGGAAATTGATCACGGACATGTCCACACGGGCAAGGACGGCCATTAA
- a CDS encoding GAF domain-containing protein, with product MDQSVKQERYRQVRHRIQALIEGESDEIAVMATIACELHNSFEYFHWTGFYRVVKSGLLKIGPYQGGHGCLVIPFERGVCGAAAREAKTLRIDDVESFPGHIACSSTTKSEIVVPVMDKSGCVRAVLDVDSDLPAAFDEIDEAELTAICTLVI from the coding sequence ATGGACCAGTCTGTAAAACAAGAACGCTACCGGCAGGTACGACACCGCATCCAAGCATTGATTGAGGGCGAATCAGATGAAATTGCGGTCATGGCCACCATTGCCTGTGAGCTGCACAACAGTTTCGAATATTTCCATTGGACCGGCTTCTATCGCGTGGTTAAGTCAGGTTTGCTGAAGATCGGACCCTACCAGGGCGGGCATGGTTGCCTGGTGATCCCTTTTGAGCGCGGGGTCTGTGGGGCCGCGGCAAGGGAGGCAAAAACGCTGCGCATCGATGATGTGGAATCCTTCCCGGGACACATCGCCTGCTCCAGCACGACCAAGTCGGAGATTGTCGTTCCGGTGATGGACAAGTCCGGTTGCGTGCGCGCGGTGCTGGATGTCGACTCGGACCTGCCGGCGGCGTTTGATGAAATCGACGAGGCCGAGCTCACCGCCATCTGCACGCTGGTTATTTAA
- a CDS encoding c-type cytochrome produces the protein MKKQSNKSAIIILIAAMAFLVFWFGYSTAMKVLRSDQSVGFRLPPGDVEAGKVTFRDLRCMDCHSVKGSKDFPMPDRPQEWHVVLGGEIHVVKTYGELVTAVIHPSESIRPEVHKILMNADGNSIMPDLTAQMTTRQMIDLVTYLQNQYTVVMPQYPMNYYPYELEYGP, from the coding sequence ATGAAAAAGCAGTCGAACAAATCAGCTATTATCATCCTCATCGCCGCGATGGCCTTCCTCGTCTTCTGGTTTGGCTACAGCACCGCCATGAAGGTGTTGCGAAGTGACCAGTCAGTCGGGTTTCGATTGCCGCCCGGAGATGTTGAAGCAGGCAAGGTCACTTTCAGGGATCTTCGGTGCATGGATTGCCATTCCGTGAAAGGATCGAAGGATTTTCCAATGCCGGACCGCCCACAGGAATGGCATGTTGTCCTTGGCGGGGAGATCCATGTCGTGAAGACCTACGGGGAACTGGTGACAGCGGTCATTCATCCCTCGGAAAGTATTCGCCCGGAAGTCCACAAGATCCTGATGAACGCCGATGGCAATTCCATCATGCCGGACTTGACGGCCCAGATGACCACACGGCAGATGATTGACCTCGTGACCTACCTGCAGAACCAGTACACCGTGGTCATGCCCCAGTATCCGATGAATTACTATCCCTACGAGCTTGAATACGGGCCGTAA